In the genome of Caulobacter flavus, the window GGCTATCGCGGCATCCGCATGGCGCAGCTGAACGCCGACCTGACCGATGTCGTACCCGGCACGGAGCGCGAGATCATCGCGCCGGAGCAGGGCATGGGCGAGGGGCTGCACTTCACCAAGGTCGGCGGCAAGTACTGGATCACCAGCGCCTGGTTCGACGGGATGATGCGCCTGCCGGTGGCCCGCGCCGACCGGCCGGAGGGGCCCTACGAGGTCAATCGCGAGATCAGCGTCGGCGAGGATTTCGGCCTGGCGGAAGGCGCCCGGCTGGAGGCGCCCAAGCCGCCGTTCACGATCGTGCCGCCCGATCCCAGGCCGCGCGGCCGCACGGCCCTGCACCAGGGCGGCTACGTCCAGACCCCCGCCGGCGCGTGGTGGGGCTATTCGATGATGGACTACAATTCGGTGGGGCGCCTGACGGCCCTGTCGCCGGTGACCTGGAAGGACGGCTGGCCCTATTTCGGCCTGCCGGGCAACCTGGGGCGCAACCCGCGGACCTGGGTCAAGCCCGACACGGGCGCGACGGAGGCGCCGCATGCGCCCTACGAGCGCGGCGACGACTTCTCGGGCGCCAAGCTCAAGCCGATCTGGCAGTGGAACCACGTTCCGGTCGACGCCAAGTGGTCGCTGGCCGAGCGGCCGGGTTTCCTGCGGCTGAAGACCCTGCCGGCCGCCGACTTCTGGAAGGCGCGCAACACCCTGACCCAGCGCGCGATCGGGCCGGAGTCGCGGCCGCGCGTGCTGCTGGACGCCTCCAGCCTGGCCGAGGGCGACGTGGCGGGCCTGGCCTTGCTGAACCTGCCCTATGCCTGGATCGGCGTGCGCAAGGTCGCCGGCGGGCTGGAGGTCGAGCAGCGCGACCAGCGCACGGGCAAGGCCTTCCAAGCCAGGGTCGCGGGCACGCAGGTCTGGCTGCAGGCCGACGCCGACTTCATGGCCGAAACGGCGCGGTTCGCGTTCTCGGCCGACGGCGAGGCGTTCACCGCCTTGGGCGAACCGATGGCCATGGTTTTCCAGCTGCGCACCTTCCAGGGCGTGCGCTACGGGCTGTTCGCCTACAACGAGGCGGGACGCGAGGGCGGCCATGCCGACTTCGACTCCATCGAGGTGTTCGAGCCTCATCCACGCGGCCTGCGCCGGCCGATCCCCGACGGCCGCAGGGTGACGCTGACGGCGCTGGGCCAGGCGCGGACCGTGACCGTGGAGAAACGGCCGCTGGGCCGGGCGGCGCTGCGCGGGCAGGGCGGCTACCTGACCGTCGCCGCCGACGGGACGGTGAGCGCCTCGAAGGCGCGCGACGACAAGGCCCAGGCCTTCCAGTGGATCGAGACGCCGACGGGAGAGCTGGCCCTGATGTCGCTGGTGACCAACCGCTTCCTGCGGGTGTCGGCCGCCGGGGTCTGGACGGCGGACAGTCCCGGGCCGCGGTCGGACGGCAAGGACGGCGCGCGGTTTGAGTGGAGCGAGGCGAGGTAGGGGAGGATCGGCCCATTCACCGTCATCCCGGCCGTACGCCCGCGAAAGCGGACGGAAGAGCCGGGACCCAGGGGCCAAGCGCAGTGCGGCCGCCCCTGGGTCCCGGCTCGGCCTTCGGCCGTCCGGGATGACGAACTTGGTAGTTGAAGGTTGGTGAGACTAGGCCGCATCCAGCGCCGCCCGCTCCAGGGCGTCGATACGATCGGCCAGCCCCGGCGCTGGCCAGTCCAGCGCCGCCAGCCCGAGATCGACGACGGGGGCGCGAGGCGGCGGGGCTGTCTCGACGGCGGTTTCCAGAAGCTCGCTCATCGTCATTCCGCCGCGATCAGGCCCGGAGCGCGGGTCCAGCGGTTCTCCGGAACCGGCAGGCCCAGGTGCCCGCGCAGGGTGTCGTGCTCGTACTCGGTGCGGAACAGGCCGCGGGCCTGCAGGATCGGCACGACTTTCTCGCGGAACAGGGCGAAGTCGCCGGGGCGGGTCACCCGCAGGATGAAGCCGTCGGCGGCGCGACCGTCGAACCAGCGCTGGATCTCGTCGGCGACGGTCTGGGGCGAGCCGACGAAGTCGGTGCGCCAGGTTCCGAACCGCTCGGCCGCCTGGCGCAGGGTCAGGTTCTGCTCTTGCGAGATCCGCACGATCCGCTCGGCATGGCCCTTGTACGCGTTGAGGCTGAGGCCCGAGACGTCGGGGAACGGGCCGTCCAGCGGATACTGCTTGAAGTCGTGATAGCCGAAGGCGCGGCCGAGCTGGGTCAGCAGCTTGTCGATGCTGACCGAGCCGCGCTGGGCGTCGGCCAGGGCGCGCGCCTCCTCGTCGGTGTTGGCGATGATGGGCGACAGGCCGGGCAGCACGCT includes:
- a CDS encoding glycoside hydrolase 43 family protein, which translates into the protein MKPSKRDRVLLAGLAAVLLAGASVAGESAPRTWTADNGDGTFTNPLFYDEFSDPDMIRVGQDYYLTGTTMHAMPGLPILRSRDLVNWSFVGYAADRLDLGPNFRLEDGDVYGQGFWAPSFRHHDGVFHIFSNVNREATFHFTARDPAGPWTRTRMKRGFHDLSVLFDDDGKVYVVWGYRGIRMAQLNADLTDVVPGTEREIIAPEQGMGEGLHFTKVGGKYWITSAWFDGMMRLPVARADRPEGPYEVNREISVGEDFGLAEGARLEAPKPPFTIVPPDPRPRGRTALHQGGYVQTPAGAWWGYSMMDYNSVGRLTALSPVTWKDGWPYFGLPGNLGRNPRTWVKPDTGATEAPHAPYERGDDFSGAKLKPIWQWNHVPVDAKWSLAERPGFLRLKTLPAADFWKARNTLTQRAIGPESRPRVLLDASSLAEGDVAGLALLNLPYAWIGVRKVAGGLEVEQRDQRTGKAFQARVAGTQVWLQADADFMAETARFAFSADGEAFTALGEPMAMVFQLRTFQGVRYGLFAYNEAGREGGHADFDSIEVFEPHPRGLRRPIPDGRRVTLTALGQARTVTVEKRPLGRAALRGQGGYLTVAADGTVSASKARDDKAQAFQWIETPTGELALMSLVTNRFLRVSAAGVWTADSPGPRSDGKDGARFEWSEAR